In the Zingiber officinale cultivar Zhangliang chromosome 5A, Zo_v1.1, whole genome shotgun sequence genome, tgatatggttaaaagagaattaatacacaatttattATTATCTTGTTAGGTTTTGAAAACCAAAACCCAATACCTCtctttccctctccctctctcttcccACGACCACAACAAGAGGGCCTCCTGTTGTTACCGTGAAccacccaaaggaagaaggccttccttttgcttcttcttacCCTTCTTGATCCTTTTCCTTTGCTAGTACGTGTCTAGGACCATCTAAAAGTGAAGtttgttctcttggagttgtcttgaagagctcgatgtggatacgaatagaggtgaggttcgataacgtcgcaaaaggttgatgcccttctcgttacaggttatCCTTAAgttatacctagaataattgttatttgattttatttgattttatgatCTTATCTGCTTGATTGTACCTTGCATGCAtttggtgtgtgtgatgtaataaattagtttatttatagtTAAGTCTTCGGCTATGCATATTTATGAAACGTGTTTCTAGCACACACCGCATCGGACATAtctcaacagtggtattagagtccgatcgtgcttcgacatgatcataaaattattttatgattcaTAATTAGTGTTTCTAGTTAAATCTTGTttgatagaggattttgataaaattaaatttggaaataaaaaattaaaagaaggaattgaaaatttgaaaaattgaaaaatcatgcatgttcaaataaaatatattttagaaaatacaacaatttaaattTGTACTTTAAAtgtcataagggacaaattaggaacatttcaaaaagatatgtccctaagaaatttttagttaatccagtaggctggaacctttattgggttctaaAGTCCTGTCTGACTTGAACTTGAACTAATTAGATTTAGAGCTGTCAGCGAGAAAATcagacattaaaatttctttatgaggctttgtctaaggaagatgttgttgctccaataaccaagaaggcctagtgtcttgccacgacctggaagccaaaatattagaataaaatgtttaattaactttctgataaagcattaagattTATCAGAAAAATTTTGTTAATCAGAAAAATTTTCTTGcacaaaatttttacttagaaaaagttttttttgaaaatatttttacttagaaaatattttttaatcagaatttttttttgcttcaatacttatgaaaatttcTTCTGTTGAAAATATGTGtctaacttagaaatttaacttagtattttttttaaaagttacttATTCCGTTGAACacaattcatttttaactttgaaaatgaaattttctattaacttagaattttttaaaagttaaccttagacttgtcaaagaccccattttttatgtgatcaaagggggagaagaatgttaagtctaggggaggtgtAAATTTTTTCTATTGAAGAATCTTtgcacttatttgcaaaattttgtttttactttatgtttgttttaccctagcttaaattaggttgctcacatcaaaaagggggagattgttggaaccccaaggtgttttgatgtgatcaaacaagttaagttaggttctgtttggtttaaccattgtgtctaagtgtgcaggagcttaggagcacaggaagttgagcggaagatgcagctaacgagaaggacggcacgggagagagccgatgggcttggtgtgtccgagggatgaggtgactgCGAAAGaatacactggtggatgagaagaacgtacgcaacgttcgagggacgagaaaccggggagaaaggctgctcgaagagaaggtcggaacttgggttcgggtgagccctattccggatggctgagatcacccaaactaGTGGAGCTAGAGCGAAAGgcccagaccgagacgagctgaaccggagcagaggtcccggagtGAGAAAAGTCAATttgttgacttttttggtccgggcgcccgaaaccattTCGGGTGCCccgaccagtccggggcgcccgggatGCTTCTGGGCGCCCAAACCCAACTTTtgatcagatcgagttttgactcgatctgaacattgagggataaaattttatccccccagggcgcccggacccttcggggcaccctgaacagtactataaatatagcattgttctgcacagtttattcaattcacttgtaatccatttctctgtgctttacttttctgtctgtgctaTCAACGctataaagaggctactccgccggaaggagatcgtcagatagtgcgctacactttccttggattagcaattctctgattgcaaactaagtaattcttttgtgtctgtttcttttGGTCTCTTTCTGTTTTAGTTACAAGTGCTAGTAacttagttgaaaatccgagaaaggttgttttatttttgtagggtaattcacccctctcttcttgccgacctccaaagggaccaacaattgaTTTTCATGCTATTTTctcagacacttggatattggatattgggtgtgactcacatatatataatgaaatataGGGACTAAGGAATAGTAGAATATACTTCAAAAGAGAATCAAGTCtgcgagttgggaatggagcaaaggttgttgTAGTCACCATCGAAACATACTTGTTAaacttcctagtggacttgtgTTAGAActggataattattattttattcttatattaataaagaatattatttctatttcttgcttaaatagaaaagattttcatttgacttttagtaacaattgtttTTATATAACTTTGAATGACGTTCTTTATGACAAtggaactttatgcaatgacatctacaTGTTAGATATATTTGGTGATGCATTTAATATCAAAACCAGCAATAAATACGTtcgaatagataatcaattaacctcttactcgtggcattgtcatcttggccatataagcaagaaacacatATCCAAATTGCAAAACAttacagttatcaaattatttgaattagataaatttgatacatgtgattcatatTTAAAAGACAATATACTAAAGTTACCTTTTTCTGGAAAGGGTGaatgagttgatgagttacttggacTCATACATACCGATAtatgtggaccaatgtcaactcaCACCCTAAAAAGTTATAgctatttcattacttttattgatgatcactctcgttatgagTATGTATATCTAATGAAACATAAGTCTAAAGTCTttaaaaagtttagagaattcagaagtgaagtagagaaacaacttggtaaaagtattaagatacttcaatccgatcgaggtggtgagtatttgaGCAAAGAGTTTCAAGATTACCTGGGCCAATgatatattgtctcaatggattCTGCCTTATACACACAACATAATAGTGTATCAGAAAGGCATAATCGAACCTGTTAgacatggttaggtcaatgatggatcATGCAAGTCTTCCCAAAACTTTTTGAGGTTATGCACTCATCACATCTGTTCACTTGCTAAATAGAATCCCGATGAAGACAATCTCAACTACTTCATATGAGGTACAGACTAataagaaacccctcatatcttatttgaagatatggggatgtcttgcttatgtgaagaggactgtATCAAATAAGTTGGATGCTAAGTCTAAtaaatgtttatttattggatactaaggaaactaagggttatCAATTCTATTACCCCTTGGAACAAAAGATGCTTGTTTCAAGGCATGCTGCATTCCTAGAGAAAGAGTTTCTCTTGTAGGAAACAAGtgggagtatagttgaacttgatgaagttcaagagactccaatagaccactaatgagatgcctagtcaaAAATCGTAGTTGATTATAACACAACCTCTTTGTAAATCAAGTATGATATgcaatattcctgagagatataGATCTCTTGTAAGAAAATCGAATGGTATGTTACTCATTGAAGATGAGGAACCTAATAATTATGAAGAAGCTCTAAATAGTTTAGAGAAGGACAAGTGGCTTACAGCCATGAAGTCAGAGATAGATTCTATGTATGAAAAGCAAGTTTGAAATTTGGTGGACCCGCCTGAAGGAATTacgcctatagggtgcaagtaGGTTTTCACGAAGAAAACCGACATGGATagtaatgtaattacctacaaggTAAGATTGGTAGCAAAAGGCTATCggcaaaggcaagacattgactatgacgaaatattCTCACCTGTAGACATGCTTAAATCCTTTCGGATACTCCTAACCATATTAggtcatcatgattatgagatatggaaaatggatgtaaaaacagctttccttaatgaaaacctgctcgaggacgtgtatatgatacaacttgAAGATTTCACATCTGTTAACATGAATAATGTATGCAAGCTTCAActgtctatttatggactaaagtaagcatCTAGGAGTTGGAATATTCGTTTTGATGAGGCGATCAAAaagtttgatttctcataaaatcTAGACGAACCTTGTGTGtgtcaaaaggttagtgggagtgtagtcatattcctaatattatatgttgataacatattacttataggaaatgatATGAGAGTTCTATAGTCAATTAGAGTTTTGGTGTCCACAACAATTTCCATAAAAGACAtaggagaagcaacttacatcttagggatgaagatctatagagatagaccaAAAATGTTACTTGGTCTTTCACAATCGACATATATAGGCAGAGTGCTAAAACagtttagcatgtctgaatccaagaaaggtttcatacctatgaggcataAAATTTACCTTTCAAAGTCTATGTATAAAAGATGggaggatttgcatggataagatactATATGCGTTCACAATAGAATCTATcatatatgctatgttatgtacaaggcccgatgtatcgtatgctctgagtgttacgaGCAAATATCAATTAGATCAAGGAATAGATCATTGGATAGCTGTCAAGgcaatccttaagtacttgagaagaattaaggatatattcttgatatatggagataGTGATATGATTATATGTGGGTACACGGATGCTAGTTTCCAAATGGACGAGGATAACTCCAAGTCCTAGTCtaaattcatattcatattaaatagaGGTAcagtgagttggaagagttccaaGAAAGATACTATTATAGATTCTACTTGTGAGGTAGAATATATTGCAGCTTCAAAAGTAGCAAAAGATGCATTTTGGATTAAGAAGTTTGTTATCGAACTTGGTGTGGTTCCATCCACTATTGAATCATTACCTGTTTACTGTGACAACATTGGAACCATTGTGCAAGCAAAGGAACCTATGTCTCATTAGTGATCTAAACACGTGCTTCACCACTATCATCTGATCTGGGAGATAATTAGTAtgaaagaaatacaactcgagaaaattTCTACTGAAAGCAACCAAGCGAATCCTTTGACAAAGGTTCTACTACAAAATAAATTTGAGAGTCACATCCATGTTTATGATTTAGGACACCGTGGTGATTAATATTAGGTaaagtgggagtgttagattttcactacaagaatttttgcattcaacaacacccaatagacaacgctttttaataaaaacgttgtcgttctttgttttacaacgcttttagtgaaaagcgttgtctatggtatttactttttactaaagacaacggtttttaatgaagtgttgtctttagtgttgttgtttatggtcaaagacaacatttttttaaaaaacgttttttaaagtgttgtgtatgtttcccctaaactcacttaaaataaattcgcagccctcgctttgctaaactctaaaccctcaacgcgcgcgcgccttctcctcaccactcctctccacgagttctcctctccacgagcgccttctcctctccactcctctccacgagagccttctcctctccacgagcgccttctcctctccttgccgcgtgatctcctctgaaccctaatctcgacccaaactcctcacgcaaaactcctcacgccgacccaactcctccaagtcgagagaGATGGGATCAGTTATGGTGTAGTAAAGGGATCGCACGGGGGGACGAGCGTGGTCTACCTTTTTGTGCTGGCCCCATTTTCGATTTTGTAAcctatctatcataaataatTTTGTACCGTGCAGGCCTTCCTGCTAGGGTTTTGCACAGGGCAGAGACTTCCATCCCAATTCGTAAACTAAGCCAAGGTAAACCTCTCAACCATTTCCTTCTCTTCAACACCCTTCTTGCTGATCTGGTTGGTCAATTTTTGACAGAAAGTAATGTTAGAAAGCAGTAGTTACTTACCTCTGTTCGTTGTTATATTAGGTCGGCAAAGGGTCCTGCTTTCATTGTAGAGAGAATAGAGCTGCTGGATCTTGGAGTTGACCAGAGTTTTAATGTTCCAACGATCTCATCTGGTTGGCTAGCTGGTTCTGGTTGGGGGTAACATCTAACAAGTGTTGTTCTCATCGTTGCCTTTCATTTCATTTTTCCTTTGTTGGAATTAACAACAAAAGAACgaactttctttctttctttcttttttccaaTAATGAAGTTTTatcttgttgttaaaatcttatcAATTTAGTTTGCAGATTACAATTTTTGCATGCGATTTTCTACATGGGCAAATATAATGCTTTAGTGTATAATTACATATCGGATTTAATTAGACTTCCAAAATTATGTCCTGCTTAAAAATGATCTGTTTTTCAGCATAATCTTTGTGATTTCTTGCGCATTTGAACCTAACTTAGGATTATATTTAATGCTTCATATATACCTTTATTCTTGGTTGGTACTAGGAATTTTTACTATTCAATTTTACATTTTGTTATTCTTTTAAGCAATAAAATTTACTCTTTTAGCTAGTGGCACAAacatttaaagcatgcacatgctCAATAAGCATCAATCTAGCCACACAACCTGTCATACTCCATGCCTATCCTTTCTCTATATTGTAATATTCCCCTCATTCAGGGTCAGGGGCATAGGTATACTCATTAATCAAGCTCAGTTAATAAGCTTGCTTCTaacatgataaaataaggagctAATTTAAACCAGAGTGTGATCCCCTTAAGCTAATTTGTAGTGCCTTCTTTCCTcctgtaagtatttttaaaatatatttcctttaagaacctctaattgattcacattaaattatttcacatttgttatttgatttttctttgttgtaggggactgaattatgtgatgataatgacatcaatagagctattatgtggaagaaaggacgcgccaacaaaggaggagagtttgaaggtgaagatttggtgaacacagtacacaagattgtaagtaaattttcatgttcttctgataatgacttcaatatatcttctagttttcgagagtaaagttgcatgcatgcataccctttgtgtgaggaagccaaggcaagcagtgcaatgaggagtttaacagccattccttgcatagcttgaattctcagtactagagcatgtattgaggaagtaaatggtgaatgaatgcattgagagcttagaggtgacgggtttatatagaatagatgtggatttactaggtatctaggtttgaaatgttcttacttggagaagagaccaagtcgaaaagtctattacatgcagtggtttccttttgctgcaatcaattaatggtgaatgcattgagaacttagaggtgatagctagagtttctatagaacagatgcagataaatcaaccgagtttgaaacgttcttggcagtaagcaatttgtaagcttCAGGAACCCAAGGGCCAGaaagttgttccccagaccactgctctgaagcttctattatgttttcccacttgattggtgacaaataaagctccttgtctccttgagcattctctttgtgctgttttagtttgaattaaagcataagattcatgaatcggaacttgagaggttgggaacaactttacttttgattattctttcctgcaactccagacaattagcttcaattatgtggtggtccAGACAAttcagtgatcttaatatttggtaatatttggtctttgatgctcacgacagagttccaacgctgcatgattaccttgttcaagcagattgctcgctgcctcagtagctcgcattttcaggtttgtttcatcattgatattccttctttctagtgttctatattaaaaggaaatactaactgtcgatgagattgttatcctcttgcttgaacatgaaccaaagtatataaatttgaccttttgatctgaaagtataaaaaaaagttaattggatactagttttttatttttttttgcagttgcatttgttgtattttcatatgtttctcagtgaacttctaaacaattcttttttcattaatttattaaggcttattataagtttcagtttgatggtgcaaattgttttcttttgtaatccatctgtttcttctttggtttaggaaagttgaagtgaatcccttgatttggaggagctgtcaggattagtactatggattggcttgggcaatctcaatatttgcgtcaaactgtcttctagccttccctatcatctgcagtatctgaggtatactatgcacatttaccgtgaattttccttattgagcttgggctagtgacggttacgaatgtattttatttcaagaaccgtataagcaagtgttcgtgcatctagttttataacaatgcacttcgtatctttgatctaaaaagcttctgaaacaagtcatcttctccaagcatgccctgctcaacatgctagtcacctactggagtcatttcctcgatggcacggatgaatacctgaaatccatcctctactccaccattctttgccactcctcaagccgaaacaactgcaaaggtagagtcaacatcaagtattacattgtgcctggctacaagaagaccggggccgcaaaatccaataaagacaggtcaaatatcaagtagcattttgtaacttattcctcttaggttatatgcttggttaatatatatgcttagaacttgtaaagacaggtcaaacattaatatgcttggttaatatatccatctacagcactcccgctttttcctctaaatatgattttcatttagcacagaactaatgccaatttttttattttgatgcagtgtttaaagagcttgagtagaagttggccctaaagaaaacttgtcagttacgatataaacacacttacggtatgaattacatgtatatataacattgacatattatttagtacgagatttacatgtatgaaagttttcatacaaaatttcttgattgcctacaaccccaggtgtgctgatgacaagttgaagaagatggctctaagagtgatagctgaaagcctttcagaagaagagattgctggacttaaagaagcaattccatgcgatccCCCGTTTGAGATCCCAGAAGGGCCCTCGTACACTTGTCGTGGCCGCCGCCGGCATTTCTAGTGCTATCTCTGAGGCCATGGCCGCCAAGTGGGCACAGAAGACCGTCGTCGTCCCTGCTCAGAGGCGCGGATGCCATCTCATCACCCCCAAGGTTCAATCGCCCCCAAATCTGTCTCTTTTTCTTCCGATCATTTCTTGATTTTATCTCCCTTATTAATCAGTAAAAAGCAATTTTTTTCCTGTTGTGTTTGGAAAATGATCCACTGGTCAATCGATAGATGCGTTTGGTTGTACTTGATCTCTTATATTTCTTACTGATGGACGCTCGATGTATAGGAAAATGTGATGAAACATAACTCGTATGCTTCTGGTGTTGTGCCAGATTGTTGAAGAGATACAACAAGATTTGTCGGGCTTCAAATGCGGCCTTGCTCATCTTTTCCGTGAGTTTTCGTTGACTGCGAttacaattttattaaaaacaaatTGTCCGTTGCATtttgctgctgttcttctgatcAGAAGGTTAAATACTTGTTCAGTGCAGCATACAAGTGCTTCTCTCACCATAAATGAGAATTATGACTCTGATGTTCAGAGCGACACTGAAACATTTCTGAATCGGATTGTGCCAGAGGTGATATTCATAGATCCCTTTAGTGATTACTGCAAAATAtagaattggatttttttttttttgacgatTTACTTATGATTCATCCTTTGCTTATTGTGTTAGGGTCGATCTGCACCGTGGAAGCACACATTGGAAGGTGAGTAAACGTGAAAATTGCAGCCTCCCAATTTCATTAACACCCAATACTGAAATAGCCTTCTTTCATCTCTGGCAATTGCCAGAAAAATCAGTATCAGCTGATAAAGCAGTTACGATTTATTGAACTGCTGTGCTGATCTTGGCATTAAATATTGTAGAAGAGCTTATGATTGCCATTCCCTATGTATAATTCTTCTAAGCAA is a window encoding:
- the LOC121982978 gene encoding UPF0047 protein YjbQ-like, with protein sequence MAAKWAQKTVVVPAQRRGCHLITPKIVEEIQQDLSGFKCGLAHLFLQHTSASLTINENYDSDVQSDTETFLNRIVPEGRSAPWKHTLEGE